CTGCAGCCGCGACATGGCGTCGTCCTTCGAGCCGAGTTCCTGCGTCAGCACGAACTGCGCGAGCACGAAGACGGTGAGCAGGAAGACGAAGACCAGCAGCAGCGTCGACAGCGCGTCGACGAAGCCGGGCCAGTAGTCGATCGTACGGTCGCCGCGGCGGGAACGTCCCAGTGCCATCACGCACGCTCGCGATCAGTGGCGAGGCGCTCGAGCAGCTTCTTGATTTCCTTCTGCTGCTCGGCCTGCGCCTCCACCCAGTCGCGCACCATCTGCTGCTCGGAGCGCATGTGCTGGACGAGACCCTGCAGGCTCTCGGCCAGATGCGCCATGGCGGTGGTCACGCGCTGCGAGCCGGCCTCCGTCATAGTTCGGTCGAGCCGCGAGATCGCCTCGGTGAGCTGGGCGAGATCGGGCGGCGGCAGCAGGGTCGCCGGCGCGGGCAGCGGGGCAGCAGCGATCGGGGCGGCGGGCACATAGGTCGGCGGCACCGGCACGGGCCGAGGGCGCCCACCCTCCTGGCCGAGATCCTCGACCGTGGTGGACAGCCAGTCCTCCAGGTCGGTGTAGAAGCGGTTCTGCGCCTGCCCGGCCTGAAGATCGAGGAAGCCGAGCACCAGCGAGCCGGCAAGGCCGAACAGCGAAGAGGAGAAGGCGATGCCCATGCCGCCCAGCGGGGCGGCAAGGCCGGTCTTCATGGTCTCCAGCACCGAGCTCGATTCCGGCCCGACATTGAGCGAGCCGATGACGCGGCTGATCGAGCCGACCGTCTCCAGAAGACCCCAGAAGGTGCCGAGCAGGCCGAGGAAGACGAGGAGACCCGTGAGGTAGCGCAGCAGGTCGCGCGCCTCGTCGAGCCGCGTGCCGATGGATTCGAGGATGCCCCGCATGGTCGATTGCGAGATCGACATGCGCCCGACCCGGTCGCCGAGCAGCGACGCCATGGGCGCGAGCAGCCGCGGCGAGCGGCGCACTTCAAGGCCGGGATCGACCAGGCGGAAGCCGTTTACCCACTCCACTTCCGGCAGCAGCCGGACGACCTGGCGGAAGGCAAAGACCGTGCCGATGAACAGCACGCCGAAGATCACGCCGTTGAGGCCGGGATTGTTGAGGAAGGCCTGCCAGATCTGCTCATGCAGGATGGAGGCGAGCGCAAGGCACAGGAGGACGAAGACGAACATCCGCACCAGAAAGATGCGGGGCGAAGAGATCTTGTGAAAGGGGTCCGTCGCGTCCATGCCGGGGGCCGTCTCCTGAAGGG
Above is a window of Ancylobacter sp. WKF20 DNA encoding:
- a CDS encoding flagellar motor protein MotA; amino-acid sequence: MDATDPFHKISSPRIFLVRMFVFVLLCLALASILHEQIWQAFLNNPGLNGVIFGVLFIGTVFAFRQVVRLLPEVEWVNGFRLVDPGLEVRRSPRLLAPMASLLGDRVGRMSISQSTMRGILESIGTRLDEARDLLRYLTGLLVFLGLLGTFWGLLETVGSISRVIGSLNVGPESSSVLETMKTGLAAPLGGMGIAFSSSLFGLAGSLVLGFLDLQAGQAQNRFYTDLEDWLSTTVEDLGQEGGRPRPVPVPPTYVPAAPIAAAPLPAPATLLPPPDLAQLTEAISRLDRTMTEAGSQRVTTAMAHLAESLQGLVQHMRSEQQMVRDWVEAQAEQQKEIKKLLERLATDRERA